The region TGTTGATGCTGAGATGCTCAATTCCATGGCAGTTAGTAATGAACACTTCAAGCCTGCCCTAGACAGTAGCAAACCCTTGTGCTCTTTGCGAGACAGTTCTTGAAGTTCCAAACTTTCGTGGGATGATATTGGAGGGCGCGAGAGTGTAAAACAGGAGGTTCAATAGATGGCCAACGAAAGCTAAGTAAAGTGCTACAGTGGATTCGGATAATTTGAACTTGGTGAAACAACGGTAAAATATTCATTTGACAGAAATCACGAGGTGTACTATGCTTAACGTTGCCTAAGTTTCTAAAAAATGGTATAGTTTCACAAGCCAAAATCACTTAAGTCGTGATGACATCTACATCGTACCCCAACTCGATAGACGTACCAATGTCCAGTTTTAACCAATTTTTGTTATTAACAGATACAGTGTCAAAGGTCGTGAATTATATTGCTCACAATGTGGTGTGTAGAAAGTGAAGCCAATGTCAGAGAGATTTTTTACGAGGCACGCCAATATGCATCTTGCATTCTGTTCTTCGACGAATTGGACTCAATTGCTAGTAAGAGAGGAAGTTCAGTAGGTGATGCTGATAGAGTCTTGAATTAGTTCCTAACTAAAATGGATGGAATGCCATCCAAAAAAACCGTTTTCGTGGTAGGTGCAATCAATAGGTGAAAGGAAGAGCATTTTCAGCCCGAAAATTAGTTTTAAGGGTAATTAGGATCCAATAGATGAAAAAAAGACAATTTTAAACCATTTTCGATAagataagttagggacattttTTATCCTCTTCCACTAGAAAATGATGAAATAGAAGATAAAggaaaaatcaaacaaatgAGAATAAAATATAAGACGTAATACATGCTTTAGATATAACTCTATGTCAATTTTTAATGCAATTCCCACTTCCATATTGACAAAAGGATAAACCAACGAAAGAGGCATACAAACACCGATATAAGAAAGCCTTTCATTTGGcctaatgcatatgcagccccctgaacttgtccctttttttcatttttgacgCGCTAACTCAAGCGTTGTTCCTATTGAGCGCCCCGAACTCGTCCTaggtgtgtctatcaaacacaacgATCCACTTACATAGTATTCtatcttcaatgtagcaacatgctaatatatatattctaatttaattatgccatCCTTTAGCTAAGTTTAGCAAATAACaattgagaggaaaaaaaaagagtaagccTTAATTGTGATGGGAAAACCGAAAAATAAACCGCAAACACAtccatgacctaaagaatagcttaccacacatttaaaatattacttcacCTTCTTTACcacaatttaatttttcttaataaaaatcagatttagaggGTTTAATAAACTACACACACACGAGGACGAGTTGTGGGTTCAATAGGAATAACACGTTGACTGAAAGCAAATGGAAAAAGGAACAAGTTTAGGGGCTGCAGATGCATTAAGCCTTTTCATTTTCACATGAATGACAATTGTTAAATAATGTGTAAATATGAACTTTAAATCCAACCGAAAACTCAAATACTAAAAACGGAAATATAAGAAGTCATTGAGACATCCAACTAAAAACTATTATTAGagtgaaacaaaaaagaaagaaagttgttacaCCATGACCCATACATAGTCTTCTAGTATAATTCAGAAATATAAAACGTCTCTACAATACTCAAACCTAAGCAGCTGAAATTGCTTCCCTAATTTGAAAtgaaaacaaatatataaagcCTTTTGAAGAGCTGTTAAAGGAGGAAGAGATTAAAACAATCATATCAGCTCAAAgaatttcaattttctttttaatttatatttgacTCACCTTCAGAAAACCCAAAAATCTATTTCTTTCAATTGTGGTTGATTATAGGATTCAATATGGTGGCGACTATTGAAAATTCTCTTGCTTTATAGTTATATAGATTAGCATTGAGgcacaaatttttggaacaaacaaaaaaaataaattattttcctatcCTTTGTATATCTTGAATGTCTATCCAATTTAACATTTCTTACTTGGAATATCTATCTAAACACAAAAGACTTTCACATGAgcacatgaaaaataatggaatgtgataaataagaaaattcttaTTATGACATACCATAGCTTACTTAACATAAGAGAAGGTTGCCGCaacttaactttatttttcttcaaatttaaaGAAAGCGTATTTTTAAATGCCATTTCTTCAAAGAAACTTAACTATGACCAAGTAAAATCTCCTTAACGTAAGCTTGGAGATTCACATTGGATGAACCATTGTCCTTCATAGCTTCCATAGCCAAATCCCTCCATTTCTTGGCTTTCTTTCTATATTCCTCACCTTCCATCACAATATTTATGCATCTCTCCACGTCATCCTTTTCAACAATACCTTCATTGTTGGTAGTAACTCTGACTCCAGTCTTCCAAACATCTTCAAGGAGCTTAGCATTACATTGTTGGTCACTCCAAAGTGGACATGCCACAACAGGCACGCCGGAAACTAAGCTTTCTAAAGTTGAGTTCCATCCACAGTGAGTCAAGAAACAACCTATAGAAGGATGATGTAAGACTTCCACTTGTGAGCACCAAGTCACTATTTTCCCTTGCTTTTCTAATTCCTCTTTGCACCTCAACTTTTCCTCCGGTTTTTCCCCGTTTACGTTTTCCCTAATCACCCACAAAAATGGCCTTCCACTTTTTAATAAGCCTTGAGCAATTTCCTCCATTAGTTGATTTGATATCTCAGCGTAGCTACCAAATGCTATGTAAATAACTGACTCGTTAGGCTTTGCATCCAACCAATCCATGTAATTCCTTGATATTGGTCATAAATCTGCCCCAAAAGAAGTATCAGAAGGATCATTTCCTTCAAGAAACGCCAAAGGAATGGAAGGACCAATTCCCACCATGGTCACAATATTCTTCAAAGCCCTAAGAGCATCAGATTCCAAAGCATCAAAAGTGTTCACGAGTACTCTTGGATTTTCTTCGCTATTCAATAGATCAATGTGTTGTTTGAGAGTTTGAACAGCCCAATCATTGTACTTCACATTAGTGAAAACAAATGAAGGAAAATCACGAGGATTAAGAACTAAAGGCAACCCAGGAAGCTCTAAAGATTGATGTTGAGGACAATTGTCGAAAGAATCAGCATAGTTAgtgaagtaataataatagatATCCCAGACAATGGCTGGTTGAATCCAAAAAAGTGTTGATGGGACATTAGTGCTCTTTGCCACTGAACCGACCCAAGCCATAAGAGTGGTGTAGATAATATGTGTGAAGGGACAATTCTTGTTTGTATGCTCTAATACCATGTTGGTCACGAACTCAGACCCATAAGTCTTCACggaattataaaataaatcGAACTCTTCAAAGGATCCCTTAAAGTTACCGTCGTAGCCATCAGAAAAAGGAGCAAAGCTTAGTCCTTGTGCAGTTGGAAGATTAGAGATGCATTTGAAAGCTGATAGGCTAGTACAATAGGTGACTTTGACTCCTAAACTGACTAATCTCTTGGCAAATTGAAGGCATGGATTAATGTGACCTTGGCCTGGGAATGTCACAAGAAGAACATGACAAtcattcttcttcaaattttccATTGCTATTATGGTGTATTTTTAGGCAAATTGAAAGGGTAGGTTGTATTCCTATGTATGCATGAGGTTTTAGAGTTTATATAATGAGATAATTTTGGACATGGGGTCCAAATTAAATGACGTTTGTGGTGACCAAATTAAATGACGTTTGTGGTGACcaaataatacattttttattcACTTCATTTGTACATTTTATAGAGATATAGCTACCAACTAGTGTCAGATATGACTCACATATTGTAGatatatacaacattataccaaaaaaagaaagatatatacAATATGTAGTTGCCAAAAGTATGTCAAAACAAAGTTGCATGTTATATTTTAAAGAATGATTGTTTTTAAGTGAATGAATTTGGAATCATTTCACATAATACGAGATCACTCATACTTGGTTCTATTGGCCGTATGCTCAACATGTGAATAAACTAAAGGGAAAAATAGCAAAAGAGGGAGacaacatttttttgtgcggattgcccttcttttggggtgatctttaGGTTTTTAGTTTTGTTGGCACATTgagcataaaaataaaaaataattgtaaATGAGAATTGGGAAAGTTATTGAACCCTTAAGGCATGAGTAAAACTTTTTGCATAGTTCCGTTTGTGtctttgggttcgaaccccgccgaaatgataaaaataaaagacttTTTTTGCCTTAAGAGCAAGAGTTGGGAAAAGTTATGCCAGACTTTTCcggcatagtttagttatgccttataaggTACACTGTGTTATGCTTAAAAGTATCCTAAAAAGAGAACTTTTTGCATAGTTTGCAGTtgtaagtaaaataaaataaaatatatgttaatccataactaaaagtataccATAAGGctatctttaaattttctcatgAAACTTTCCCGCctaaggaattttttttatttttatgcggagtgggggttcgaaccccctcTCGGGGGGATTTCTACGTGAAGAACCAAccattaaagaccaccccgaaggCAATCTGCACCCCTTATGCCGGGAGACAAAGATGTGCACAACTGTCTGATTGGAACACAAACAATTCCTGATGTTTATACTACCACGATTTTCTTAGCACTTAAGGCGGAACTTTTTTATagaggcataactaaaagtttgtttcaaataaaataaaataaaaataaatgttttaAGGTAAAGAACTCATTTTCCGTAAGACTTTAGTATATGCCTTAAGCACGCGTAGGTCATAGAAATAAAcaagataatatatatactacttTTTGTTTGTCATTTATTTGCTATCAgcgaaattatatttttttatttttgttttggttatacacaaatatattaCCGTATAAGTTACTAACCTCCATTATAGTTTTATGTGTTAATGTCGACATTTCCTTTTTGCTATTTTAAAATAGCAacaatttttaaatttggaaacaatttaaaCTTTTAATTTAGACTTAGTGACAAGattttataatcatacaaatattTGACATGGTGagatcaaaatattaaaaaaaaaatccttcgtaTCAAACTATATGAGATTGGAACACAAGCAATTCCTTGATCCGTGATACAACAAAGAATTTTGCATGTTTATACCTATAGATTTTTCTTAGCACTTCATGAAGGAAGACCTTTTTTATAGAGTTTGAAAAATGACTATTCTAAATAGTCATCTTGTTTCATGAATAAACATGTCCATTGAGTCCAAAGTTTaaataaaatctgaaaataCAAGTACTTTTAACCTTCGAACTCATTTTACCTTCGGTTGTGGGTCAATCCCGCTTCATATATATTACAAACTATGTAATATTTACTtaaggaggaaaggtcataagaATAAACAAGACTAAAGAGGATATATATACTACTTTTTGTTTGTCATTTATTTGCTATCAATCGAGaatcaatttgaatattttttaaagataaagCAGAATAAACTAATTGCTTGTTTTgacaaaaatatacatattcaGAAATTATGCAAATATATTACCGTATAAGTTACTATTACTTTCTCCATTATAGTTTATGTGTTAATGTCGacatttcctttttagtctattttaaaatagaatgctagatttttaaatttggaaacaatttaaacttttaattttaacttaGTGACAAGattttataatcatacaaatattATGACATGCTACGATcacaaactttttttaaaaaaaaatccttcttaaaATTTGGTCCAGTTAAACTATATCTGACACGGATGGAGTATTAATTTTCACCTCAAAATGGTGAAACATATTGTTAAAACTCTTGATCATTGTGCTAATAACTGTGAAAGAATTTTGCATGGAATGCTTTGTGTATGCGTCTATATGAATGCTGAGTAAATCATCAAGTATGTCATTCCAGGGACAATATATAAAGTTGATTCTAATTTGCTATTACTTTGTATGATTACTCATCgaaataaaattgaaagaaaatatatacgTAATTGTTATCTATATGTAGTTGTGCGATTAGATATAAGTTTGTCCTCTTTTTAAAATATGAAGAGTAAAAAGAGTTGTTTAACCTTGcattattatttctttatttttctcaatttttatttatgaAGGTCCTTAGCCGTAATATTAGTCATCCAAACAAGATTATTATGTAGTTTTTTGGGTTTCTTATATTAGACAAGAAATGGTTGACTTTTATCAGTAAACACAtagaaagaaaatgttgaaaagaaaaggaaaaacaggagaaaagaaaaactaatgTAGAGGGTACAAGATGTGGTTTGGATCACCTCTAGTATTTATTTCtccatttatttaatttttaacagGTTTTTTGATTAAAGTCATGTGTCCattgaatatatattttaagtccAGATTATTTTTAGAAGtacgaaaaaataaaattaattttaggtCGAGCCAGATTATTGCTTTCATGTTTTTGGTGTAAGTCGTATCTTTAAAGATATTGGGATATGAAATAGCATCCAGCTTTAATTCATTATGAATTTCTTTAATACAATTGTGAATCGAATCTTCATGTCGAATATCCTAAATAAGAAGTATCCACCACATGGTCTAATTATGTGATTAAGGTAACAGACTATCTGGACAAATTAAAATGAGTGCTAAACTTtatttccaaaatcattcatttATTTATAGTTGCATAAAGGATGGTTACAGCCTAATACAAGTTTAGTGAAAAAAATTGTTAGTTGGGCTCCGGGCCCTTTATGAATGATTGGGCCTTCTTCTCTGAATTATAATTGGGCTGCACAATATGGTTAACATAAAATTGCACGTTTTCCCTTAAAATAGGCTGGTATATTTGCCCTTAAAATAGcacggtctttaatttttaccttttGGCAACAGAAAATGGGGCATAACTTCTTTAGAAGCTGAAGTCATGCCAAGGCAtaacttgtggatattatgtgaTACGAAAATATAAGCTTATGCCCTgtgatttattttttctttgttgtggGAGGCATAAACTAAACACCAACACAAAAGaaggacaaaagtgcaaatgatccTATGGTTAACAAACATTGGCGACGAAATTTTACGGTGTAGCCTATTTTGACACTGCTATTTAACCTGTATTGActtttttaaaggttttttgACATAATCCATTTCGGACATGCAGTGTCTGAAGTTATACTTGACAAGACTAAACGTCAGATAAAATGTATGTAGTTTACATATGAGTGAAGTCTATGCATTTGCGCTTTAAAGTTGAGAAAATGGTTGAGCTTATTATTTTTGCTTAAAAACTTGACCATATATGAGTAAATTTGATCATTTTTGCACTCAATCAATTTTCTAACTTCAGCTATATTCCTGAAGTAAGACAATATGACTGAAGTTCAAGCAAAAATAACTGAacttcaaataaataaaacttcGGACATTAGTCTGGAGTTAGACTTTGTCAAGACTATATATCCGATGCAAAGTAcgtgtaaattttttttaaaacgggcACAAATTAAGTAACAACATAAAAATCTAGTATGAATAAAGGTATCTAAAATCCCTTGTCTCCACCATTGCGGCCAAATACTTTTCTGAAACGTACTATAGGTGAACCATTGATAAGTCATGTAGGAGTAACTATTAAACAatgttggaatatttcgagcATCTTCTGAGAGCCTGCAACAGTTACATGCAATTTAATATCAATAAaagaaactacaaaaaaaaatagagaggaCGACATTCAAAACTACTGTTCAGAACTGTATACTTTTGTAAAGGCTAAAATAAAAGTGCAATTGTATTGGATTCTTGCATCATATACCATAGCCACAGTTGTAAAAATAGATTTATTTTCTATCTTTAGTCAACTGTCATGTCCTTGTATGGCAAAGAAAtagcaaagaaaaaagaagacatCAATCAAAGGAAAAAACAAGATTCCAAGTGGGGATTGAAGATGATAAGCCGATAAGGTGAAAAAAGTGGCCTTAGTACTTCAATAATTTGAGAACCTGTTGCTTCAATTTGTCACTCCTGTCATTCACACTGAAAATAAATAGTCAGCACTACTGTTTCCTCAATTAGGAAATTCTTTGTGGTGGGCCCCCttctatatttttaatatagaaattatagcaaaaaaaattattttgtgctTCACACGGATACTAGGTGTATTAGGCTTCTTTTTATCTTATATAAGCTAGTGGATTAAAAGTTTGTGAACCCAAAAATGTAAGATTTGAGTTCGCTAACTTGTAAGACAAAAAGAAGCCTCACACAACTGATATTAATTGTATGACGCACATAATAAATTTCCTCATATTCAAGCTATTTTGCACGCatctcaacaatttcatcaagtATCTGCTACATCTCACCAGTACAAGCAGGAGCGAGGCTAGAAGAGGAAGGGGGTTTGAGACCTCCGTCACCGAAAAATCACACTATTTGTATAAGATCTAATGATatacactcacacacacatatatgtatatataatggaTGTTTAATTTCCTTGTGAAATTTTTGCCTCCGCCACTAAATGTATATACTAAATAACTCTATTAGACAAATAGGGAAAAAAATCACCtaattctttttgtttcttctaaattttgaaccctaattcttttataattttcacTCATTTCATTGACAATCATGCCACGATAGGTGTTGAGGGgccctttttcttcataaagcTCCATCTTTGTCTTTATAGAAACAACCATAGCTAGAGCTACATTGATATACAGAGTTAGCCACTTCTAAATTCTCCCCAACACAAAACACACTTGGTGTGAGAGAAGTGGTGGTGGTTTTTTCATGTTGTGAAAGCTTGGGACAAGATTGGTGATGGCTTCAACCACTAATATCTACTCAAAAAGACTAAAATTTCCTGTCATTGTGATGCTTATCTTTTCTCTCACATTCCTTCCATCTATATCAGGTAAAACAATATTATCGAGAAAAAAGAACATGAACCAAAGGAGAAACCCAATCTTTATCATCTTGTCGAAACCCAATCTTTATCATCTTGTCACTCtcaatttttaagttttttaatttttttccaaagaaCTACCTGTTTTCTTTCATTCattgaatttgaaaagggtATTTATCCTTTAACCTTCTTTATCTACTAGGCTCATAAAAGGTACTTGGAAAGCTCAATCTAGCCTATtaagttttgtttgttatgGTACGGTATCAAAAATGTGTGGTCATATACTGCTTTCCACTTAAACTATATATAATTATAGAATTgaataaagtatatatttatacaaaatACATCTCAGTGCAACAACTTGATGGTGGGTGACTCTACTTTCCCTAACTTAACATCCTGGATCCAGCTTTGAGGGTTAGATGCAGTTTGATTAGAAGAAAGTTTCACTACAACGTTACACATATATGGttaaatatgaatttttttgtgtCTAAACATAGCCATAAAACTTTTTCCATAGCATGTCGTAGCAAGAATGGCATGTTTAAAAGTTAGCTTCCTAACTACCCATCCCCTCCCTTAAATCTATCAGTATCCGTTGCTTCTCACGGATGAAAAATCATTTAATTGATATTGAGTTGAAAATGTTGTTTTCCTTTCTATTGAGAtcatttgaagaaattgaaattcTTGTCCCCAACAGAGCGAAGAGAAATTTGTATCATTTCAAATCCCTATTCTTATCAAGAGAAGGAACTAGAAAAACCGAAGTACTCCTACTCGAACAAGAAGTCCTAGAGTTTACAATCTCCGTTTGCTTTGCATGGATGAAAAATCTTAGTTGAATGTTAAGTTGGCGCATCAAGCATATATGTCATTTCTACTAGTGATGATCCACCCAGGATTGTTATGCATGGGCATAAGATCAAATATAATATGTTTCTTTCAATCTCTCATGATTATTTCTCCGAAACAAGAGATTAAAGTCAAAACATttgttattttcctttttattgagttttattgaagaaattgaaatttGTTGTCTATAGGAAGAAGTgttattttcctatttattgAGTTTTACTGAAGAAATTGAAATTTGTTGTCTATaggaagaagtgaagaaaagaagcaaatgagaatgGTGATGTTGGGATCAAGTCCACCAAAGTGTGTCAATAGGTGCAAGGGTTGCAGACCTTGCATGGCTGCACTTGTCATTCCTCCACATGGCAAAGGGTTAAAGACATTATCAACTAGAGAAGATGAAAACTATTATCTCCTCTCATGGAAATGCAGATGTGGAACAAAGTATTATCAACCTTGAAATGCCatcttataattattttttccctCTTCTAACGTAAAATAGAATGTAAACTGGTAAACAATCTCTTGGTTCCTTAATGCATCTTATGCGCGACTGTCGAGTTAGTTAATTTCTTGACATAAATATATTTCTTTGATTGGTTTTTTACACTCTTTTAACTTAGAGAAGGAGATAAACTGGTAAACTGTTTTCTGATGTTTGTGTTTCTTTCACTTTATTACATTTGTGAGTCTTGTGACATATGATGAGGAAATTTATATTAAGCATGTGAAGCGCTAATCCGTGGGATTGTCTTATCAACCAATTACTCCCGCTAACATTACTTCGGTTGGCATAAAAGTGGATACACACAGACACAGTTGAACTAACTtctaaaagaatatatattcatacaaAATCCAAAAAGTTATTTTCACACAGAAGTATCAGATACAATGTTAGTCCACGTCCACTGTTTTAAAATCCTAGATCAGCCTCCCCCTCCTATTTTGGTGGAGAATTCGAGTTGTGTAATGTCTTGGTTGGAAACTCAAAGAAATGAATGTCGTATTTGATAAGCATATTTCTGAATAATTGGCTCTCAACCTTATTTGTACAAATTACGGCACACCAAAGTTGTGCAGTAGCATCATACTTAAAGATTATAGGGAATCCAGACACCTTATATACAGACGAAGCGAAAGAGTAACAGCAGGATATGCAATTACATAAATTTAGAGGGGCCAAGAGGACCCGTTGtaggggtggggggtgggggtgggttggGGGTAACATCTGGGTAACACATCAAGGAGGACatctacaacaacaaacatACTATACCATCACTAGACAAGGGGATTGCAGGCTTCATATTTTGTTAACGCATCACACTGGTTAGTCCCAGTTATTCGGATCAGCAAGTCATTGTTCTGGCCAAACCAGAGTTGCCCTCCTTTGGTTTCAAAATgatattatcaatttttctgCAGAATTCCTTGTAAAACtgcaaaaagaatatttatcGGATTGTTCTGAGCTTCGTGCAATTCATTAGAGAAACTAAATATAATGATTGTGATGTAAAGAAATAGTTAACAAGGACAGGAGCAAACCTTATGGTATTCAAGGGTTTCCCCGGCAGCCTTTCGAACATCTACCATATAAATGGATGGAGCAACTAGGTAAACCTTTAGAAATAAAACGAGAAAATGGTTATTACAGGTTGAAACTCAGTAAAAGGAAACTGCATGTATATTGGAGTTCACAAGTTACCTCCAGTACAACAGCAAATGGACCAGTCTTATTTGCCCTCACGCCGTCAAGTCTAATCTGCAAGACAATATGTTGTACAAAAAGTTAGACAAGATTCAAGGAAACAGAAACTCACACAATGTGAGCCTTTGAGACAAAAGAATCATCAATTTAAAAAACAATAGACCTGAAAAAAACTCTCAGTTAATGACGAGTTTGCAGAAAAAGATGAGATGTGATAATTGGGAGAATTCTGTATCTTAAAGCATGACCGGGGGAGCATTCACATTTGATATACAATTGCATCAATTTTGTTGTGTTCTCCGCCAAGTCTGCATGATTACCAAAGGAATTCTAGGTCTTTGGACACATCTTCCCTCCATTTTAGGTCTACCTCATCCTTTTTAACATCATCTTTTATCATGGTGTTAGACTTATGAAACTATGCATTTTGAGGCCATCATCCCTTTTCTCTTGTAGATGTGATAATTGCACCTTCTCCGTAtgtaatatttttcatcatatccAGTCTTATATGATTGTACATCCATTTTAACATTTGTATACCTCGACACTCATCTTATAGGATACGTTGCGCCCTAGAGTTTCAGTATTCACTCGCAGATATAGACCTACATTTCACTTTGATGGGTATCCTCCTATTACAGAACACTTCTTAGTGCCCCTTTTATCGGGTATAATCATTTTTAGTCATATCTAATCTTATATGACAGAACATTCATCTTAACATTTGTATATCTCAATCCTCATCTTACCGGATATGTTGCACCCTAGGATTCAGCATTCACTCCCATATAAACCTCAGATTTCACTTTAATAGGTATCCTCCTGTTACATAACATTTCCGTAGAGCTCCTTTTCAATCATCCTATTTTGATTGTATATGGTATATCTCCATCAAAGATTGAGCTTAGAAGTTTGATTGTCTGCATTAGGAACCACAATTCCATCTGATCCTCACCTCAACTTCAATCTTCTTAGCTAGCTAaatttttcaatatatatatatattgtgctTTACTTCTACTTGTCCTAAATCCCTTATTCATTAGAGCATT is a window of Lycium ferocissimum isolate CSIRO_LF1 chromosome 12, AGI_CSIRO_Lferr_CH_V1, whole genome shotgun sequence DNA encoding:
- the LOC132040635 gene encoding EPIDERMAL PATTERNING FACTOR-like protein 8, translating into MASTTNIYSKRLKFPVIVMLIFSLTFLPSISGRSEEKKQMRMVMLGSSPPKCVNRCKGCRPCMAALVIPPHGKGLKTLSTREDENYYLLSWKCRCGTKYYQP